Proteins found in one Rhodothermales bacterium genomic segment:
- a CDS encoding DUF6519 domain-containing protein, whose amino-acid sequence MKGDFTRSTFDRRRHFSGVRMQQGRVQLDADWNEHVDLTTYRIETEAADTVGGCGAPLHADGFRLVADAADLTADEAARPGNATPPALGAGDVYLTAGRMYVDGVLCENERIVPYTAQPDRPDPELPGDGTHLAVLDVWTRHLTALDLPPDPVFPDIREVALGGPDTATRTRTVWQVRMLPLGDGEDAQCLGEIEAWDDLVAPPTGQIAARAEEGATAGDPCIVTPGGGYRRLENQLYRVEVHTGGERNGAVFVWSRDNGTVAARWTGETPVSPGELQITVSTLGRDEVLRFAPGQWAELTDDDHQLEGRPGLLVPILRAEDDVLTLDLTAAIGTETSLADYPANPRVRRWDGMIANPTNANWRALEGGVQVQFFAGTYRAGDYWQIPARTATADVVWPEEGGAPLRQSPHGIRHRYCRLGFVAVGADGAVSVTDCRPLFPPVSELSSLFYVSGDGQESAPADDVLPHPLQVGVANGRWPVAGATVRFRVDSGGGTIDGASEIEVTTGSDGIASASWELGSADALQRVEATLLDAAGAPIHLPIRFTARYGAEGREPGFHVTRIRAGNGALLNDSLVTVSRLAAGIEIECDADPAPLAVRDKPVCFVTLHLPFPFTGSEVDRWGDDLVATQPIRLDGDALVDDNEIFWRASDRARDWLRSQLFGILAENGYTGPILAYLTVKGDFIWEAQRPDRYLDGDVRGRLRDDNRTDAVLPSGDGRRGGDLSLWFWLARDEGDPDIAAEPDNIFFGVVTVGGAVIESFALLNEGDAPLVVSAFGVPGPAFTVLDAAPLTVPPGGSSTVRVRFAPPTAGPFNGPLVVESNDPDEPTLQVLLSGRGLAVQTDPARVQIIHNAVGIGPIDVYVGERRILNDFPMRRATPFFSQDAGRRRFAFAGPNSTSPDDAAFALDLDLRAGRAYVIVTCGSGDAFTAIVLEDARETSESPGAVALRPFHGLLPFDAVTFGIFNDQVAVALCEGADGYTVVPTAATPISLTFGGEPPVDFRFDLRPHGGSAVILLTSGRAGDEANPPALFGFDGNGQRIDPIRRVTGGGGLVILPREPVTGGNDPLLDVPSEARREVTAVRGIGPALAERLDERGVRRVGQIVAMEPDQLAGMLGVNPDRASEMIRAAERLLGGLE is encoded by the coding sequence ATGAAAGGCGACTTCACCCGATCCACGTTCGACCGGCGGCGGCACTTCAGCGGGGTGCGGATGCAGCAGGGCCGTGTCCAACTCGACGCCGACTGGAACGAGCACGTCGACCTCACGACGTACCGCATCGAGACCGAGGCGGCCGACACGGTGGGCGGCTGCGGCGCGCCGCTCCACGCCGACGGTTTCCGCCTCGTCGCCGACGCGGCCGATCTGACGGCCGACGAGGCCGCCCGCCCCGGCAACGCCACGCCGCCGGCGCTCGGCGCGGGCGATGTCTACCTCACGGCGGGCCGGATGTACGTCGACGGCGTGCTGTGCGAGAACGAGCGGATCGTCCCGTACACCGCGCAGCCCGACCGGCCGGATCCCGAGCTTCCCGGCGACGGCACGCACCTCGCCGTGCTCGACGTGTGGACGCGCCACCTCACCGCGCTCGACCTCCCGCCCGACCCGGTCTTCCCAGACATCCGCGAGGTCGCCCTCGGCGGCCCGGACACGGCGACGCGGACGCGGACGGTGTGGCAGGTTCGCATGCTGCCGCTCGGCGACGGCGAGGACGCGCAGTGCCTCGGCGAGATCGAGGCGTGGGACGACCTCGTCGCGCCGCCGACGGGCCAGATCGCGGCGCGGGCCGAGGAGGGCGCGACGGCGGGCGACCCCTGCATCGTCACGCCCGGCGGCGGCTACCGCCGGCTCGAAAACCAGCTCTACCGCGTCGAGGTCCACACCGGCGGCGAGCGGAACGGCGCCGTGTTCGTGTGGTCGCGCGACAACGGCACCGTCGCGGCGCGGTGGACCGGCGAGACCCCTGTGAGCCCCGGCGAACTGCAGATCACCGTCAGCACGCTCGGGCGCGACGAGGTGCTCCGCTTCGCCCCCGGGCAGTGGGCCGAGTTAACCGACGACGACCACCAACTCGAAGGGCGGCCCGGCCTGCTCGTTCCCATCCTCCGCGCCGAAGACGACGTGCTCACGCTCGACCTCACGGCCGCCATCGGCACGGAAACCAGCCTCGCCGACTACCCCGCAAACCCGCGTGTGCGCCGGTGGGACGGCATGATCGCGAACCCGACGAACGCGAACTGGCGCGCGCTCGAAGGCGGCGTGCAGGTCCAGTTCTTCGCCGGGACCTACCGCGCCGGCGACTACTGGCAGATCCCGGCGCGGACGGCGACGGCCGATGTCGTGTGGCCCGAGGAAGGCGGCGCCCCGCTTCGCCAGAGCCCTCACGGCATTCGCCACCGCTACTGCCGCCTCGGCTTCGTCGCCGTCGGTGCCGACGGCGCGGTGAGCGTCACGGACTGCCGCCCGCTCTTCCCGCCCGTCTCCGAACTCTCGAGCCTGTTCTACGTCAGCGGCGACGGGCAGGAGTCCGCCCCGGCCGACGACGTGCTCCCGCACCCGTTGCAGGTTGGGGTGGCGAATGGGCGCTGGCCGGTGGCGGGCGCGACGGTCCGCTTCCGCGTGGACAGCGGCGGCGGGACGATCGACGGCGCGAGTGAGATCGAGGTGACGACGGGGAGCGACGGGATCGCGTCGGCCTCGTGGGAACTCGGCTCCGCCGACGCGCTGCAACGGGTCGAGGCAACCCTGCTCGACGCGGCGGGCGCCCCGATCCACCTCCCGATCCGGTTCACGGCGCGCTACGGCGCCGAGGGCCGCGAGCCCGGCTTCCACGTCACCCGCATCCGCGCCGGGAACGGCGCCCTCCTCAACGACAGCCTCGTCACGGTCAGCCGGCTCGCGGCCGGGATCGAGATCGAGTGCGACGCCGATCCCGCGCCGCTCGCCGTCCGCGACAAGCCGGTGTGCTTCGTGACGCTCCACCTCCCGTTCCCGTTCACCGGCAGCGAGGTCGACCGGTGGGGCGACGACCTCGTGGCGACGCAGCCGATCCGGCTCGACGGGGACGCGCTCGTCGACGACAACGAGATCTTCTGGCGGGCCTCGGACCGCGCCCGCGACTGGCTCCGCTCGCAGCTCTTCGGCATCCTCGCGGAGAACGGCTACACCGGCCCGATCCTCGCCTACCTCACCGTCAAAGGCGATTTCATCTGGGAGGCGCAGCGGCCCGACCGCTACCTCGACGGCGACGTGCGGGGCCGCCTCCGCGATGACAACCGCACCGACGCCGTGCTCCCCAGCGGCGACGGGCGGCGGGGCGGCGACCTCAGCCTCTGGTTCTGGCTCGCTCGCGACGAGGGCGACCCCGATATCGCTGCCGAGCCGGACAACATTTTCTTTGGCGTCGTCACTGTCGGCGGGGCCGTCATCGAGTCGTTCGCCCTTCTCAATGAGGGTGATGCGCCGCTCGTCGTGAGCGCATTCGGCGTGCCGGGCCCGGCGTTCACCGTGCTCGACGCCGCGCCGCTCACGGTGCCGCCGGGCGGCTCGTCTACGGTCCGTGTCCGATTCGCACCGCCGACGGCCGGCCCGTTCAACGGCCCGCTCGTCGTCGAGAGCAACGACCCCGACGAGCCGACGTTACAGGTCCTTTTGAGCGGTCGCGGTCTCGCGGTTCAGACCGACCCGGCGCGCGTGCAGATCATCCATAACGCCGTCGGTATCGGTCCGATCGACGTGTACGTGGGCGAGCGGCGCATCCTCAACGACTTCCCCATGCGCCGGGCCACGCCGTTCTTCTCGCAGGACGCCGGGCGGCGGCGCTTCGCCTTCGCCGGGCCGAACTCGACCTCGCCCGACGACGCCGCGTTCGCGCTCGACCTGGACCTCAGAGCGGGGCGAGCCTACGTCATCGTCACGTGCGGCAGCGGCGATGCGTTCACCGCCATCGTGCTGGAAGACGCCCGCGAGACCTCGGAGTCGCCCGGTGCCGTCGCGCTCCGTCCGTTCCACGGGCTCCTGCCGTTCGACGCCGTCACGTTCGGCATCTTCAACGATCAAGTCGCCGTGGCGCTTTGCGAGGGGGCGGACGGGTACACCGTGGTCCCAACTGCCGCGACGCCGATCTCGCTCACGTTCGGCGGCGAGCCACCCGTCGATTTCCGCTTCGACCTCCGCCCGCACGGTGGCAGCGCCGTCATCCTTCTCACCTCGGGCCGGGCGGGTGACGAAGCGAATCCGCCCGCCCTGTTCGGGTTCGACGGGAACGGGCAGCGTATCGATCCGATCAGACGGGTGACCGGCGGCGGCGGCCTCGTCATCCTGCCTCGCGAACCGGTCACGGGCGGCAACGACCCGCTCCTCGACGTGCCGAGCGAGGCGCGGCGCGAGGTGACGGCCGTGCGCGGGATCGGCCCGGCCCTCGCGGAGCGGCTCGACGAGCGCGGCGTCCGGCGCGTCGGGCAGATCGTCGCGATGGAGCCGGACCAACTCGCCGGGATGCTAGGGGTGAACCCGGACCGCGCCTCGGAGATGATCCGCGCGGCCGAGCGCCTGCTCGGCGGGTTGGAATGA